One Diospyros lotus cultivar Yz01 chromosome 1, ASM1463336v1, whole genome shotgun sequence genomic window carries:
- the LOC127809176 gene encoding uncharacterized protein LOC127809176: MTPLATPPVAPPQENLRNNATLVEQFWKLQPPTFDGGLDPLVAEDWIATIERIFNLIDCPDPRKVTCATYMLQHGARHWWDSTARSRPQGHVWTWDQFKELFLKKYYPANIRNQKEAEFLMLKQGSLTLIEYERKFDELSRFAPALVDTEQKRARRFEQGLRDDLRQAVVTFELGTYHEVLAKAQLANFRESSNSNSKLSQSGPLEKRKWEDKGKGKQDYLKKNKGGGPTSGYYQLNPVCDKCQKRHTGLCLMGTGACYSCGEMGHIAKFCPKGQVKKQQQQPYQQKPGNPPKGQARVYALTGQEEDQDRNVLAGNILISRIPAYTLFDSGSTHSFISPKFASKCNAHVEHARIM; this comes from the exons ATGACGCCACTTGCCACACCACCAGTTGCACCTCCCCAAGAAAACCTAAGAAACAATGCTACCTTGGTAGAGCAGTTTTGGAAGCTTCAACCTCCAACTTTCGATGGTGGGTTAGACCCTCTAGTAGCTGAAGATTGGATAGCAACAATTGAACGGATCTTTAATCTCATAGATTGTCCAGACCCTAGGAAGGTAACTTGCGCTACATATATGTTACAACATGGAGCAAGGCATTGGTGGGATTCTACTGCCAGATCCCGACCCCAGGGACATGTATGGACCTGGGATCAGTTCAAGGAACTTTTTCTTAAGAAGTATTACCCCGCTAACATCCGTAACCAGAAGGAAGCAGAGTTCCTCATGTTAAAACAAGGTAGCTTGACCTTGATTGAATACGAAAGGAAGTTTGATGAGCTATCACGTTTTGCCCCAGCCTTAGTGGATACAGAACAAAAGCGGGCAAGGCGCTTTGAACAAGGGTTGAGAGATGATTTACGGCAGGCAGTCGTAACTTTTGAGTTAGGCACGTATCATGAGGTGCTAGCTAAGGCCCAATTAGCGAACTTTAGAGAAAGCTCCAACAGCAATAGCAAGCTATCACAGTCTGGACCACTAGAAAAACGTAAGTGGGAGGATAAAGGTAAAGGAAAGCAGGATTAtttgaagaagaataaaggaggCGGTCCAACATCAGGGTATTATCAACTGAACCCAGTGTGTGACAAATGTCAGAAGCGTCATACTGGACTATGTCTCATGGGAACCGGCGCCTGTTACAGTTGTGGTGAAATGGGTCATATTGCCAAATTCTGTCCCAAGGGTCAAGTAaagaaacaacagcaacaaccATATCAACAGAAGCCAGGAAATCCCCCTAAGGGGCAAGCTAGGGTGTATGCACTCACAGGACAGGAGGAGGATCAGGACCGCAACGTGTTGGCaggtaacatcctcatctctagAATACCTGCTTATACTTTGTTTGATTCTGGTTCCacccattcttttatatcccctaagtttgcaagtaaatgcaatgcacatgTGGAACAT GCACGAATCATGTAG